A region from the Silene latifolia isolate original U9 population chromosome 7, ASM4854445v1, whole genome shotgun sequence genome encodes:
- the LOC141590138 gene encoding uncharacterized protein LOC141590138, which yields MSVISKIVPDISKIEQLDGQNYKRWSQKLLMFFEQLEIDYVLFNDPPKPVVPSDAETTPPAAKAVKSNEDDIAKFVKDNKTARCHILNNMVNPLFDLFADNKSAKVHVYENLCADIVSEGMKLDDLFVANVLLEKFPPSWSEYRNQLKHKKKDMSLMELISHMRTEEANRLKDNPAVYQSVNASVAAVKANLVESGGPSNAAEKFKGKGKYTKPVAKIQKPKGPLVCYVCGKPGHKAYQRHTSVLDKGLFAEFEEIADGECVYMGNSSAAKITGKGGVKDLDVQRIIVIMLQHIYLNMDTLFVQVMSLFQRF from the exons ATGTCTGTGATTTCGAAAATTGTACCTGATATttcgaaaattgagcaattagatGGTCAGAATTATAAGCGTTGGTCCCAGAAACTGTTGATGTTTTTTGAGCAGTTGGAAATtgattatgttttatttaatGACCCGCCAAAACCTGTTGTTCCGTCTGATGCTGAGACTACCCCTCCTGCGGCTAAGGCAGTTAAGTCAAATGAAGATGATATTGCTAAATTTGTTAAAGACAACAAAACTGCTAGGTGTCACATACTTAATAACATGGTTAACCCGCTGTTCGATTTATTTGCTGATAATAAATCGGCTAAA GTCCATGTCTACGAAAACTTGTGTGCTGATATTGTTAGTGAGGGCATGAAATTAGACGACCTTTTTGTTGCTAATGTGTTGTTGGAAAAATTCCCTCCCTCCTGGTCTGAGTATAGAAATCAgctaaaacacaaaaagaaagacATGTCCCTTATGGAACTTATCAGTCatatgaggaccgaagaggcaaatcgcctCAAAGACAACCCTGCTGTTTACCAGTCTGTGAATGCATCTGTTGCTGCTGTCAAAGCTAATTTGGTTGAGTCTGGTGGTCCGTCAAATGCTGCTGaaaagttcaagggtaagg GGAAGTACACCAAGCCGGTTGCAAAGATTCAGAAGCCTAAGGGTCCTTTGGTTTGCTATGTTTGTGGGAAACCgggtcacaaagcctaccaaag ACACACCTCTGTGCTTGATAAGGGGTTATTTGCTGAGTTCGAGGAGATAgctgatggggaatgcgtctacatgggtaattcttcagCTGCAAAGAtcacaggcaaag GAGGAGTAAaagacctagatgtccaaaggATTATAGTGATTATGTTACAACACATTTATCTGAATATGGATACTCTGTTTGTGcaagtgatgagtttgtttcagcgTTTTTAA